From a region of the Thermodesulfobacteriota bacterium genome:
- a CDS encoding double zinc ribbon domain-containing protein, which yields MPPLCPLCRVREAEGAPAAPFCGRCRSRMQPLAEPFCPSCAVPYPGAGPS from the coding sequence TTGTCCCCTGTGCCGAGTTCGGGAGGCCGAAGGGGCACCCGCCGCGCCCTTCTGCGGGCGGTGCCGCAGCCGCATGCAGCCCCTGGCGGAGCCCTTCTGCCCCTCTTGCGCCGTCCCCTACCCGGGCGCGGGCCCCTCCC